In the Ricinus communis isolate WT05 ecotype wild-type chromosome 3, ASM1957865v1, whole genome shotgun sequence genome, TTCCGAGTTATTATCACCAATAATAACAGGATCTCAACTATTCTGCACATTGGCTTTGTTTCAGGTACTTGGAGAGTAAGCCTCAGCACTGGCGTCCTGGCCACAGCGTTCAGGTTAAGGAGATTGAAGATgtgaataaaatgaaaatggcTCTCTATGTCAATCACACCATAAACTTCCAGAATGCTGCAGACAGAGGCAACCGAAGATCTGATCTAGTGTTAgagatgaaaaaatattttgaagaGCTCGGCATAAGATATCATCTTCTTCCTCAAGAAGTTCGTCTCAGCTACGTTAACTCCCCAATTCCACCTCTTGCAAGATGATTGTCAGTATTCTTCCAGATACAATTCATTTCTGCTGCATGTATGCGCCTTTATTCTGTCTAGTCACGTACATTTTGTAGATTCCTGCGCTTGAGTTAGTTGATTCTACATTTCACTTTCTGCAGCTGAAGCATAAGATATTTCATTGATATTAAAGTTCATACCAAATTTTTTACGGAGAGGAAAGGGAAAGATCGGAGTCATCTCAAAGTGAGGGTTCAGTACAGGATTTGAGTTAGAATATATGAAGAGACTGCCCCTCCAAAGTGGTGTCAAAAGTAGCAGCAATCAGTTTTCGTTTGATTATTTTTCCagttattaagaaaaaatgtcgatgttgtaattattaaattctttatttctgaGTCATGATCTTTTCCAAATTCAAGCTTTTGGGTGATTTCCTATTCATCTTAGCATTGGTTTGGTGTGGACTCTTGTATCTTCTGAGAGATGTGATTATGGTAGTTCTTGAACTGGGCATTTGTTGTAGTCTTTTGTTGATTAATTTCAAGCTTTTGGTTGAGTTACTATGTTTCATGTCATTGAGCTAAGTCCTTCCTTGTAAACGAAAATTTGGTCACTAAATCACAGTAatcttcaatatataattttttttaaagctGATGCAAAGGGATTTGACTTCAATTAGACCTTAAAGCCGTCTCCTTAATGGCTTCATCATCTTTGCCATCAGGAATGGTAGCTAAGGTCTTTCTTGAGTGACTTCAAAAGCACCAAAATATATAGTTATCCCAGTTTGACACTCGTTACTTTTTTCTGTTCAGGCCCATAACTGGGCCAGCATTCTTTCTAGTTCTATGGTTAGTGGATTACAGAAATCACCACATAATCCACTCAAAAAGCCCAGAAGAACTACCCCCTTACAAGTAAACAACTATTAGCCACTGACACAACCAAAGATCCATTATAAGTTTAGAACTGCTGCCACCCATTGGAGCCCTCTCCCATATTCGAACCTCAATGGTGATTGGACCAATTAGATAACCTTATCCATCAGCTCTTAATGGAGAAGCTGCCACATAGGACAGATATCAAGATGACAAGTCCACCTGATATCTCGATTGTCCACCTCTCATTACGTTCTCTCCCTCCACTCTTAAAAAAACAGCCTTAATAATACCATCTTCCCAATTTGGTCAGTGAAAATCCATAGAGAAAAGCTGTTGTTGCAGAGTGAATAACTaaagatcaagaaaaaaaatggcctCAACTTCAGCTGTCTCAATGGCTATGCCAATAACATCTGCAAGCCAGAAGAAGGTTCCAAGTTCTGAGGCCTTCTTCAAGCCATTGCCATTGAGACAATCCAAGGCTGTCATGGCATCAAAATCCAATGGAAAGTTTCAAGTGAAAGCTTCATTGAAGGAGAAGGCAATAACTGGGCTGACAGCAGCTGCACTCACTGCTTCAATGGTGATTCCAGAGGTTGCTGAAGCTGCTGGTTCTGGTGTTTCTCCATCTCTCAAGAACTTCTTGCTTAGCATTGTTGCCGGTGGTGTTGTTCTCACTGCCATTGTTGGTGCTATAATTGGAGTAGCCAATTTCGACCCTGTAAAGCGGAGCTAAATGATGTCTTGGAATTCTTTTTTCCTACTTATTTTATGTAACTGTTTCATGTTTTCCCAGTGATATATCTTTGTGTTTTATGTCTTTTCTTGTGTTCTTTCTGTCTCCTTCTTAGCTGTAATTCGACCTGAAACCTGTGAACTCTAAAATTTCAACTTCCACTTTAGCCGAGCACATCAAAGAACATCAATTTTTAGCGAATCTCTCTTGTTGCATAACTTGATTACCATTTCACATCTTTTGCAAGATTTAACTTATAATTCTAGCAATTAGGTTTGATATCTTATTATAGTCTGCTCTGTTCATAATTTCATTTAGGCTTGTAGATCTTGAATTTCCTCCTGGCataaattgtttaataaaaacaaaatgcCATTCGAAGTTAAAATCTGTAGTCCATCTGATTAGAAAGTTTACGAAAACCATAGGATTTGGAGGAAGTCGAATAACGCAGAAACTTACTGGAAACTGCAGCAATTTGTGTATTTTGCACGTGTAGCTCAATATATAAATTCTCTCCATATTTTCCTTCACAAATTGTCATGGGAGATTGATAAAATGGAGAGAGAAGTGAAGAAAGCAATCCTCCCCATAGCACGTCTATAAATCAAAGGCAATTCTTCAAGAAAAAACAGAGAAATCGTAGTGTCTTTTCCCTTCTTCAGGAGTATAATATCCTATCACCAATAAAGTAAATTTTGCCTGAAGGCTTCTATCCCATCAGGAATGGGACATCATTCGGGCAgttcaaattttgaatatcaACACCACAAGCTAGCTATTAAAATGCTGgtggcaaaaaaaaaaaaagaaagaatctcAATTTCAATGAGCTTTACAAGCAATATGAAAGGTGTCTACAAATATCAAATGTGCATCTCTGAGAATGTTGATAGAGttactaaacaataaattttgtGTTGATGAATGTCAAAGAACCAAGACAACTGGAGCTAAAATCAGTTATCCTTGGTACAAATCATTCAATATCTTGGACATTGTGAAATCAAATCAAGCAAGTATCTGCCCTCTGAAGAATAGTTCACCTTTTCTGCTTTAACAACAGTGATTTTCACCCTTTGTTCATCACCGTACATTTCCTCTTTTATCTTAAGCCTGAACAGAAATTGCTGAAAGAGTCTGCTCCGGATTACATCCGAGAATTTGGTATCATCCTGCATTTCATACTTCAACTGGTATAATTCCTTTGCTGGTAAACCCAATATCTCTTCCCCAGACTCCTGAAAAGCTGTTACCCAAGTCAATCCTGTATGGTCTTGAATCTGAACTTGAAGAAGATACCTATAATCACACTCATCAAATTCTTGATTACATCTATCACACTGCCATCTCGAGTTTCCTGAACTTGTCACTTTCTTGTTACACTGTCTATCTCCGATCATCAATGGGCAAGCTGTATAACAGAATGTATCTGTCTTGACAAAAGTTATTCTTGCACTCACTGTGACCCAATCCGGCCTATCTGATCTTCCAAGACCTTCATGCTTGATTTGAGACACAGTTTTACGTATCTCATTCTTAGATCCTCCTGGCAAAATGTCTCTGGAAATGGACACAGAAGCAGTATGCTGTCCCCCTCGATCAAACCAGTCTTTCAGACCATGAGCC is a window encoding:
- the LOC8268448 gene encoding uncharacterized protein LOC8268448: MASTSAVSMAMPITSASQKKVPSSEAFFKPLPLRQSKAVMASKSNGKFQVKASLKEKAITGLTAAALTASMVIPEVAEAAGSGVSPSLKNFLLSIVAGGVVLTAIVGAIIGVANFDPVKRS